The Thermococcus peptonophilus genomic sequence AGCTTGCGAGCACCAACATTAAGGCCCTCAACGAGGTCACCGACCAGATCAAGCAGATAGCCGAAAGGACCGGCGTAAGGATGAGCGGCCCGATACCGCTTCCGACCAAGAGGATCAGGATCACCACCAGGAAGAGCCCAGATGGAGAGGGTTCCGCCAC encodes the following:
- the rpsJ gene encoding 30S ribosomal protein S10, whose protein sequence is MQKARIKLASTNIKALNEVTDQIKQIAERTGVRMSGPIPLPTKRIRITTRKSPDGEGSATFDRFELRVHKRLVDIEADERAMRQIMRIRVPEDVTIEIELIS